Proteins from a single region of Hordeum vulgare subsp. vulgare chromosome 6H, MorexV3_pseudomolecules_assembly, whole genome shotgun sequence:
- the LOC123404185 gene encoding wheatwin-1-like, whose protein sequence is MAGRAVLAAVLLCALAAMAAAQSASNVRATYNLYSPQKNNWDLNTAGVYCATWDAGMSLAWRSKYGWTAFCGPAGPIGQASCGKCIQVTNTATGAQITARIVDKCSNGGLDLDLDTVFSKIDTDGVGMQQGHLTVNYQFVDCGDN, encoded by the exons ATGGCCGGACGTGCGGTACTGGCGGCTGTCCTGCTGTGCGCGTTGGCCGCCATGGCCGCGGCGCAGTCGGCGTCCAACGTGCGCGCCACCTACAACTTATACAGCCCGCAGAAGAACAACTGGGACCTCAACACCGCCGGCGTCTACTGCGCCACATGGGACGCCGGCATGTCCTTGGCCTGGCGCTCCAAGTACGGCTGGACCGCCTTCTGCGGGCCCGCCGGGCCCATCGGCCAGGCATCTTGCGGCAAGTGCATCCAG GTGACAAACACGGCGACGGGGGCACAGATTACGGCGAGGATCGTCGACAAGTGCAGCAACGGCGGTCTAGACCTGGACTTAGACACGGTGTTCAGCAAGATCGACACCGACGGAGTGGGTATGCAGCAGGGCCACCTCACTGTCAACTACCAGTTTGTCGACTGTGGCGACAACTAA